Proteins from a single region of Eretmochelys imbricata isolate rEreImb1 chromosome 20, rEreImb1.hap1, whole genome shotgun sequence:
- the LOC144277590 gene encoding vascular cell adhesion protein 1-like: MTGRCLCLGLTTLALLCCLPLVYLDPCGLSIVPKEPAVAFRGHVVLNCSSTCSTLAHLGWETSVPKVTNEGPGWASLHISSLAVWDLEPQCYVTSTNIIEKARLHVYRFSPPEIHLGAEMVAGRQEQITCNVSSLVSGSSPSDINVTLSSGGSTLSESRGSPAVGYSFVAQPTQHGQEIVCQAWLRVGPQVLNDSTRATLQVWALPHSVKISVEQLEFSVGANFTVRCSAEGNPLPKLLWDLPSNASVELSDCRRTVTVHSAQRAHSGTYQCLAQNRYGASSGHVNISIVEQRPGIMIVVAVLGVILVLGGAGLWLLRRRFMKS, encoded by the exons ATGACAGGTCGCTGCCTCTGTCTTGGCCTGACAACActggctctgctctgctgcctgcctCTGG tgTACCTGGACCCATGCGGCCTGAGCATCGTGCCCAAGGAGCCGGCGGTGGCGTTCCGGGGCCACGTGGTTCTGAACTGCAGCAGCACCTGTTCCACTCTCGCCCACCTGGGCTGGGAGACGTCGGTGCCGAAGGTGACAAACGAGGGACCCGGCTGGGCGTCTCTGCACATCTCCAGCCTCGCGGTGTGGGACCTGGAGCCCCAGTGCTACGTCACCTCCACGAACATCATCGAAAAAGCCAGGCTCCACGTGTACC gATTTTCACCCCCCGAGATCCACCTGGGAGCTGAGATGGTGGCTGGTCGCCAGGAGCAAATCACCTGCAACGTCTCCAGCCTTGTGTCCGGCTCCAGCCCCTCCGACATCAACGTCACCCTGAGCAGCGGGGGCAGCACCCTCAGCGAGAGCCGCGGCAGCCCAGCCGTGGGGTACAGCTTCGTGGCACAGCCCACGCAGCACGGGCAGGAAATCGTGTGCCAGGCCTGGCTCCGCGTGGGCCCCCAGGTGCTGAATGACAGCACCAGGGCCACCCTGCAGGTCTGGG ccctgccccacagcgtgAAGATCTCCGTGGAGCAGCTGGAGTTCAGCGTCGGCGCTAACTTCACGGTGCGGTGCAGCGCTGAGGGGAACCCCCTGCCCAAGCTGCTCTGGGATCTGCCCTCCAACGCCAGCGTGGAGCTGTCTGACTGCCGCCGGACGGTGACGGTGCACTCGGCCCAGCGCGCCCACAGCGGGACCTACCAGTGCCTGGCACAGAACAGATACGGGGCCAGCTCAGGGCACGTGAACATCAGCATAG TTGAGCAAAGGCCCGGGATCATGATAGTCGTAGCTGTGCTGGGGGTGATTTTGGTTCTCGGCGGCGCAGGCCTGTGGCTTCTGAGAAGACGCTTCATGAAGTCGTAG